From one Halosimplex rubrum genomic stretch:
- the pan1 gene encoding proteasome-activating nucleotidase Pan1 gives MTDTVDEVDLPYDDDASQQDKIEALEERLEVLESQNEEMRDKLLDANAENNKYQQKLERLTHENKKLKQSPLFVATVQELTDDGVIIKQHGNNQEAITEVTDEMRDDLEPDSRVAVNNSLSIVKSLEDETDVRARVMEVEESPEVTYQDIGGIEDQLEEVRETVEMPLKNPDMFEEVGIEPPSGVLLHGPPGTGKTMLAKAVANQTDATFIKMAGSELVHKFIGEGAKLVRDLFELARQHEPSVLFIDEIDAIAAKRTDSKTSGDAEVQRTMMQLLSEMDGFEERGEIRIIAATNRFDMLDRAILRPGRFDRLIEVPKPDIEGREQIFKIHTRKMNLDEELDFAQLADMTGEASGADVKAVCTEAGMFAIRDDRTEVRMQDFLDAWDKIQAEDEEEDISRTFA, from the coding sequence ATGACCGACACCGTGGACGAGGTGGACCTGCCGTACGACGACGACGCGTCCCAACAGGACAAAATCGAGGCGCTGGAGGAGCGCCTGGAGGTGCTCGAGTCGCAGAACGAGGAGATGCGGGACAAGCTGCTGGACGCCAACGCGGAGAACAACAAGTACCAGCAGAAACTCGAACGGCTCACCCACGAGAACAAGAAGCTCAAGCAGTCGCCGCTGTTCGTCGCCACGGTGCAGGAGCTGACCGACGACGGCGTCATCATCAAACAGCACGGCAACAACCAGGAGGCCATCACCGAGGTCACCGACGAGATGCGCGACGACCTCGAACCCGATTCGCGCGTGGCCGTCAACAACTCGCTGTCAATCGTCAAGAGCCTCGAAGACGAGACGGACGTGCGCGCCCGCGTCATGGAGGTCGAGGAGTCGCCCGAGGTGACCTACCAGGACATCGGCGGTATCGAGGACCAGCTCGAAGAGGTCCGCGAGACCGTCGAGATGCCGCTGAAGAACCCCGACATGTTCGAGGAAGTCGGGATCGAACCGCCGAGCGGCGTCCTGCTGCACGGCCCGCCGGGCACCGGCAAGACGATGCTCGCCAAGGCCGTCGCCAACCAGACCGACGCGACGTTCATCAAGATGGCCGGCTCCGAACTCGTCCACAAGTTCATCGGCGAGGGCGCCAAGCTCGTCCGCGACCTCTTCGAGCTCGCCCGCCAGCACGAGCCGTCGGTCCTGTTCATCGACGAGATCGACGCCATCGCGGCCAAGCGGACCGACTCCAAAACGTCGGGCGACGCCGAGGTCCAGCGGACGATGATGCAGTTGCTCTCGGAGATGGACGGCTTCGAGGAGCGCGGCGAGATCCGCATCATCGCCGCCACCAACCGCTTCGACATGCTCGACCGGGCCATCCTCCGTCCGGGCCGCTTCGACCGCCTGATCGAGGTGCCCAAGCCGGACATCGAGGGCCGCGAGCAGATCTTCAAGATCCACACGCGCAAGATGAACCTCGACGAGGAGCTGGACTTCGCCCAGCTGGCCGACATGACCGGCGAGGCCTCCGGTGCCGACGTGAAGGCCGTCTGCACCGAGGCAGGCATGTTCGCCATCCGCGACGACCGCACCGAGGTCCGCATGCAGGACTTCCTCGACGCCTGGGACAAGATCCAGGCCGAAGACGAGGAAGAAGACATCTCGCGTACCTTCGCCTGA